Part of the Terriglobales bacterium genome, CGTGCAGCTCGATCAGCCCTTCCGTCTGGAAGGTGACCTCGGTGGCCTCGATGTCGGTGATCAGCTCGCGGCAGAGCTGGATGGTGCTGTGGATGCGCTGCAGCGTGATCAGGGAGAGCACCTGGAAAGGGTCGCGCTTCTGCTGCTGCAGGGTCAGGAACTGCTCCACCGCCCAGGCGGTCTGGCGGGCGTGATCGAGGGCGTTGCGGAACTCGCGCAGCATGCGCGCGTCCACCGTGCTCTTCACCAGGTGACTCTCCAGCTCGCGCAACTGTTCGGCGAAGGCCTGCAGGCGGTTGGAGAGCGCGTCCTGCTCGACCGCCGGCGCTGCCTCCTGCTCCAGGCCCTCCAGCCGCGCCAGGATCTGCTCCAGCCGTCCCAGATGCTCGGCCTCCATCGCGGTGAACGAGATCCCCATCCCCAGCGCGGGATGGACGGTCTTCACTACCCCGGCGCCCAGCACCCGCAACTCGTGGAAGGTCAGGCTCAGGCGCACCTCGGTCCCCGCGCGAAAGGGATGCCAGGTCTCGATGTAGCAGCCCTGGCGGCTGATGTCGGTGCACTCCGCCCACAGCCGTACCTTCTCCTGGACGCTCTCCACCATGACTCCGGCCACGCAGCGCAGGCGCTTGGCGGCGCGCCGGCTCTGCACGGGCTGGAGGGGAGCAACCGGAGCGGGTGCGGGGACGGGGCCGGGGGCGCTTCTGAGGTCGTAGGTATCGCGCGCGGGCGGCGGCGCCAGCACGCCCCAGATGTACTTGGCGGGCTCCACGCAGCAGATCCCCACCTGGTGTTCCAAGGGGGTGCCGGCGGCGCCCACCCACGCCACCCGGAAGCGGGCCTTTTCCGCGCCGCAC contains:
- a CDS encoding PilZ domain-containing protein, producing MGRRREPRLARVLPVRIWGMDAQGRPFSAQAQTIDLSRLGGRLGGVTQPLQPGDIIGIQCGAEKARFRVAWVGAAGTPLEHQVGICCVEPAKYIWGVLAPPPARDTYDLRSAPGPVPAPAPVAPLQPVQSRRAAKRLRCVAGVMVESVQEKVRLWAECTDISRQGCYIETWHPFRAGTEVRLSLTFHELRVLGAGVVKTVHPALGMGISFTAMEAEHLGRLEQILARLEGLEQEAAPAVEQDALSNRLQAFAEQLRELESHLVKSTVDARMLREFRNALDHARQTAWAVEQFLTLQQQKRDPFQVLSLITLQRIHSTIQLCRELITDIEATEVTFQTEGLIELHDSVRALLGHLDRMFAKPSAA